The sequence below is a genomic window from Prosthecobacter algae.
TGGCTGCGGGCCGCCCGATCACGGACAAGCGCCAGTTGCTGAACCATTTTTAGTCTTTCGTTCTCCGGCCCTGTGGCTGTGGACAGACGTATCTCACACCCCAACCCCAACCCCCTACGAACATGCGAATCGGTATCCTGAATAGCGGCGGCGATTGCCCCGGGCTCAATGCGGTCATCCACGGCGTCGTCGGCGCAGCGCACACTCTCGGCTGGGAGGTCGTGGGCTTTCGTGATGGATTTGAAGGTCTGCTGCCGCCGGGGGACTACATGATGCTGGACCCGAGCCGGACGGTGGGGATCATGAAGCTGGGTGGGACGATTTTGGGCACGACGAACAAGGGCCACTTCGTCGCGAAGGTGGGCGAGGGCAATGTGTCTGAGGTGCCCCGCGAGATCGTGGAAAAGGCGAAGGCGACGCTGCGGCATCTGGAGATCGGCGCGCTGATCGTGGTGGGCGGTGATGGATCGCTGACGACGGCGCAGCAGCTTTTTGAAATGGATGTGCCGGTGATCGGCGTGCCGAAGACGATCGACAACGACATCCAGGCGACGGCGATGACCTTTGGGTTTGATTCGGCCTGCCACTCCGTGGTGGATGCGCTGGACCGCCTGCACACGACGGCGGAGAGCCACAAGCGGGTGATCGTGCTGGAGGTGATGGGCCGCCATGCGGGCTGGATCGCGCTTTACGGCGGGATGTCCGGCGGGGCGGATGTGATCCTGCTGCCGGAAATCCCCTTCAAGATGGAGCACGTGGCGGATGCCATCCGCCAGCGCGATGCACGCGGCCTGCACAGCACCCTGGTGGTGGTGGCGGAAGGCGCACGCATGGAGACGGGCGAGCTTTTGAAAAAGGAGAACGTGGGCAGCAAGGGCGAGGATCGCCTGGGCGGCATCGGCGACTACGTGGCGAAGAGGATCGAGGAGATGACGGGCAAGGAAACCCGCGCGTGTACGCTGGGCCACCTGCAGCGCGGCGGTGCGCCGACGGCGCTGGACCGCATCCTGGGCGTGCGCTTTGGTGCCAAAGCGGTGCACCTGATCGAAGAAGGCAAATTTGGCCGCATGGTGAGCTATCAGCACTACCAGGTGGGCGATGTGAGCATCGAGGAGGCGGTGAACCAACTGCGCCTGGTGCAGCCGGATAGCGAGATCATCCGCGCAGGCCGCAGCATCGGCATCTGCTTTGGTGATTGCCGCGTGGGGCGCTGAGACGCTGCGATTGATTTTGAAGGGCAGGTTCCTGGATGGGAGCCTGCCCTTTCTTTTTGCCTTGTTTTTGGTTAGACCGGAACTGGGTTGGCTTTAGACGAGGCGGCGGCGTTCGAGGCCGAGCTGGCTGCGGCGGTCGCGGCGGAGGCGGAACTCTTCCTTTTTGATCTGGGTCTGGCCGGCGATGCCGTATTCGACGACGACGGTGACGAGCTGGGGATCTGCCTGGAGGGTGGCGATGCGGAAGACGGGCTCGCGTTTGCTGCGGAAGAAGGCGTGGAGGGGGATGTGAGGATGGCCGGCATTCCACAGCCAGCGGCGCGGGGGGAAATCGGAGAGGTCTGAGAGGGCGAGGAGGACTTCGCGGATGAGGGTTTCCTCGTGGTGTTTGAGGAGCTTCGAAGCAGCGCGGCGGCAGAGCATCTGCTCGATGAAGGCGACGGCGGGGTTCAGGTGATCCTCCTCCATTTCCACAATGACCTCACGGGCGTGCTGGGCCATGGACTCGCGAAATTGGTCGGACGTGATGCGGCCAGTATCGAGGAGGTGAAAGAGTTGCCGGGGGCTGGGGGGGAGGTCGGACACAGGCGAGATTAAAAAAGAACGCGGGCCGGGGCTGCAAGGATGAAATGGAGTTTCTTGGTGGGGGAGTTTCTGCGGAGTTCGTGCTTGCCGCAGGCCCCTCTTGTGCATGATGTTACGGGCGAGGCGCAGGGCCAGGGCCTGTGCTGCATTTTCCCGACATGCCATGAAGACGATTTCCCAGCTCCGCTCCGAGGTCACGCAGTTGGCCTCCGCATTCCTGCTGCTCACCGTGCTGACGAGCTGTGAGCTGCCGCCGCGTGAAGCCTGGCGGATCATCCAGCGGGATGGGCTGATCACCTACTGGGGCCGGGACTACCATCCCGCAGTGGCCCCCAGCCGCTACCTGGTGCCCAATGGCAGCCCGCTGCGGCCTGCCCGGCAGATGGCCTACGTGCCGTATCGGCCAGAGAGTGCGCGCAACCGCTACCTGACGGAGCAGCCGCGTATTTATCGCCC
It includes:
- a CDS encoding ATP-dependent 6-phosphofructokinase; the encoded protein is MRIGILNSGGDCPGLNAVIHGVVGAAHTLGWEVVGFRDGFEGLLPPGDYMMLDPSRTVGIMKLGGTILGTTNKGHFVAKVGEGNVSEVPREIVEKAKATLRHLEIGALIVVGGDGSLTTAQQLFEMDVPVIGVPKTIDNDIQATAMTFGFDSACHSVVDALDRLHTTAESHKRVIVLEVMGRHAGWIALYGGMSGGADVILLPEIPFKMEHVADAIRQRDARGLHSTLVVVAEGARMETGELLKKENVGSKGEDRLGGIGDYVAKRIEEMTGKETRACTLGHLQRGGAPTALDRILGVRFGAKAVHLIEEGKFGRMVSYQHYQVGDVSIEEAVNQLRLVQPDSEIIRAGRSIGICFGDCRVGR